The Brasilonema sennae CENA114 genome includes a region encoding these proteins:
- a CDS encoding BlaI/MecI/CopY family transcriptional regulator → MAPLPNYRPKQLSVGPLESEILNIIWELGSGTVKDVHDRILTDPNRELAYTSVTTVLRRLTDKGWLACIKKARAYYWQPLVTKQQADVIRAHEQLQRFLAVGNPDVIAAFADSLDETASEQIQAIAKRIQAARQAREEQ, encoded by the coding sequence ATGGCACCTTTACCCAATTATCGCCCGAAACAACTGTCTGTTGGTCCGTTAGAATCAGAGATTTTGAATATCATCTGGGAACTCGGTTCAGGTACAGTTAAAGATGTGCACGACCGAATTCTAACTGACCCCAACCGAGAACTCGCTTATACATCTGTGACTACCGTACTGCGTCGCCTCACCGATAAAGGGTGGCTAGCCTGTATAAAAAAAGCACGAGCATACTATTGGCAGCCATTGGTGACAAAGCAGCAAGCAGACGTTATTAGAGCGCACGAACAGTTACAGCGATTTTTGGCGGTGGGAAACCCCGATGTTATTGCTGCTTTTGCAGATAGTTTGGATGAAACTGCTTCTGAGCAAATACAGGCGATCGCCAAACGCATTCAAGCCGCACGCCAAGCCAGGGAGGAACAATAA
- a CDS encoding 2-phosphosulfolactate phosphatase family protein yields MKLFIFHTPELTPTDKVPECAIAVDVLRATTTMATVLAAGGEAVQVFSDLDQLLAVSEKWSSEKRLRAGERGGSKVPGFDLGNSPLDCTPEVVQGRRLFISTTNGTRALQRIQDAKAVLAAAFVNRAAVVQYLLEKQPETVWIVGSGWEGSFSLEDTACAGAIAHSVVQQTKLSQDELAGNDEVISAIALYSQWQDNLLQLLHLASHGKRLLRLNCDEDLKYCSQTDILDVLPIQQEQGVLVSKK; encoded by the coding sequence GTGAAGCTATTCATTTTCCACACTCCGGAATTAACTCCAACAGATAAAGTGCCAGAATGCGCGATCGCAGTCGATGTACTGCGAGCTACGACAACAATGGCGACTGTTTTGGCAGCTGGAGGTGAAGCTGTCCAAGTGTTCAGTGATTTGGATCAACTTTTAGCAGTTAGCGAAAAATGGTCCAGTGAAAAACGCCTACGAGCAGGAGAACGTGGCGGGTCAAAAGTTCCTGGCTTTGATTTGGGTAATTCTCCTCTCGATTGTACCCCAGAAGTTGTACAAGGACGGCGCTTGTTCATCAGTACCACTAATGGCACCCGTGCTTTACAAAGAATACAGGATGCAAAAGCAGTACTTGCAGCTGCTTTTGTCAACCGTGCAGCAGTGGTGCAATATCTGTTGGAAAAGCAACCAGAAACAGTTTGGATAGTCGGTTCAGGTTGGGAAGGCAGTTTTTCTCTAGAAGATACGGCTTGTGCAGGTGCGATCGCTCACAGTGTTGTACAGCAGACCAAATTGTCACAAGATGAACTGGCGGGTAACGATGAAGTGATTAGCGCGATCGCTCTTTACTCTCAATGGCAAGACAACTTGTTGCAACTTCTTCATCTTGCAAGTCACGGCAAACGTCTGTTGCGCCTGAATTGTGATGAAGACCTGAAATATTGTTCTCAGACTGATATTTTAGATGTCTTGCCCATACAACAGGAACAAGGAGTTTTAGTTAGTAAAAAGTAA
- a CDS encoding type I polyketide synthase, with protein MCIEPLAIIGIGCRFPGATNPEAFWQLLCNKVDAIAPILSERQHLHSCFIRDPTSSQSQLIQGGFLEQIDQFDPQFFGIAPQEAISIDPQQRLLLEVTWEALEDAGLIPQKLAGSATGVFVGIAGSDYYEMMAQARTTNPYAVTGNLSSVVANRISYVLNLMGPSLSINTACSSSLMAVHLACQSLRSQESSLALAAGVNITLFPEVTASLTNAGLISPTGRCRAFDAQADGFVRGEGVGVVVLKLLSQALADSDPIYAVIRGSAVNQDGRSHGLGAPNLQAQQALLRQAYQNAGISPSLVQYIEAQGSGSLLGDGIELKALATVLGANRSVGDKCRIGSVKTNIGHLEAASGIAGLIKVALSLKYGQIPPNLHFQQPNPNVALDKLPLQVQQTLEPWGSDRPCIAGVSTFGFGGTNAHIVMEGAASKSQKSKVKSQKDDVIERPVHVLTLSAKTETALRSLAHRYHKFLVNHPDVSIADVCFSANTGRTSFNHRLAVTGDSTGKFAERLEAFALCQESVGLVSGLVKPKKVPKIGFLFTGMINQTLELDRQLYEQAPIFRQVIDRCNAIAQPLLGKSLLDFLYPTSVGEARTDEIGYCTALLTLQIALYELWKSWGIEPSVVMGTSLGDYAAACVAGIFSLEDAIKLLISGEEYIQSRLPKGGMLCVFADEERVAAAIKPYANQIVISVFAGPVVLISGEQQAVNAVMAVMQAQGVTTLWWNRSYAFHYPFIEQPESNVTQYESDYTFSAPQIPIISCVTGQLSSDAMSIMEYWKNMLQEPVRFSTGMQTMYQQGVTVFVEIGPKADLLSMGILCLPEETGVWLPSLRPGQSNWQQLLSSLVELYVLGIPVNWSEFDGDYCRDHLQLPTYPFERQSYWLDSDLVSNHQETAFSTSKHQSSLTSQPTDLDTLIPESTISLTREQLAAYPEKQQQLLEEYLTKQITKVLGLAPSHLNVEQSINTLGLDSLMSTQLVNSVRKDLALELPREMMFKDINLIDLVHQLQTQLTSSF; from the coding sequence ATGTGTATTGAACCTCTTGCAATCATTGGTATTGGATGCCGTTTTCCGGGTGCAACTAATCCCGAAGCTTTCTGGCAGCTGCTCTGCAACAAGGTTGATGCTATCGCGCCCATTCTCTCCGAACGCCAGCATCTACATTCCTGCTTTATTCGTGACCCCACTTCATCGCAGTCGCAACTTATACAAGGTGGTTTTCTAGAGCAAATCGATCAATTTGACCCGCAGTTCTTTGGCATTGCCCCTCAAGAAGCTATCAGCATAGATCCTCAACAACGGCTGTTACTGGAAGTCACCTGGGAAGCGTTGGAAGATGCCGGGTTAATCCCTCAAAAACTTGCAGGAAGCGCAACGGGAGTTTTTGTTGGTATTGCCGGCTCTGATTACTACGAAATGATGGCACAAGCACGCACGACAAATCCCTATGCAGTTACTGGCAATCTCAGCAGTGTTGTTGCTAACCGTATTTCCTACGTGCTTAACTTGATGGGGCCGAGTTTGTCAATTAACACCGCTTGTTCCTCTTCTCTAATGGCAGTTCATCTTGCTTGTCAGAGTCTGCGTAGTCAGGAATCTAGCTTAGCTTTAGCCGCAGGCGTGAACATCACACTATTCCCTGAAGTGACAGCAAGCCTAACAAATGCAGGGTTGATATCGCCTACAGGACGTTGCAGAGCATTTGATGCTCAAGCCGATGGCTTCGTTCGTGGTGAGGGAGTTGGTGTTGTGGTTTTGAAGTTGCTATCTCAAGCATTGGCAGACTCTGACCCCATCTATGCAGTCATCCGGGGTAGTGCAGTCAACCAAGATGGACGCAGTCATGGACTGGGTGCTCCCAATCTCCAAGCACAACAAGCATTACTACGACAGGCTTATCAAAATGCTGGGATTTCACCAAGTTTAGTACAATATATCGAAGCGCAAGGTAGTGGAAGTTTGTTAGGGGATGGGATCGAACTCAAAGCCCTAGCAACTGTTTTAGGTGCGAATCGCTCTGTTGGAGATAAATGTCGAATCGGTTCCGTCAAAACCAACATTGGACATTTAGAAGCAGCCAGTGGAATTGCCGGATTGATTAAAGTGGCGTTGTCTCTCAAGTATGGACAGATTCCGCCAAACTTGCATTTTCAGCAGCCAAATCCGAATGTGGCGTTAGATAAACTGCCGTTGCAAGTGCAGCAAACTTTGGAGCCTTGGGGAAGCGATCGCCCCTGCATTGCAGGCGTGAGTACGTTCGGCTTTGGCGGTACAAACGCTCATATAGTGATGGAAGGAGCAGCCAGTAAAAGTCAAAAATCAAAAGTCAAAAGCCAAAAGGATGACGTAATTGAACGTCCTGTGCATGTGCTGACTTTATCTGCCAAAACTGAAACAGCATTGCGATCGCTAGCCCACCGTTATCACAAGTTTTTAGTTAATCATCCTGATGTGTCAATTGCCGATGTTTGTTTTAGTGCCAATACTGGCAGAACCTCATTTAACCATCGGCTCGCAGTTACTGGGGACTCTACAGGAAAATTTGCAGAGCGTTTGGAGGCGTTTGCATTATGTCAGGAGTCCGTCGGGTTAGTGAGTGGTTTGGTAAAGCCAAAGAAAGTTCCAAAAATCGGATTTTTGTTCACTGGAATGATTAACCAGACACTGGAACTGGATCGTCAACTGTACGAACAAGCGCCCATCTTTCGCCAAGTTATTGATCGCTGTAATGCGATCGCCCAGCCGTTACTCGGAAAGTCCCTTCTCGACTTTCTTTATCCCACAAGTGTTGGGGAAGCTCGTACCGATGAGATTGGCTACTGCACGGCATTATTGACGCTGCAAATAGCACTTTACGAGTTATGGAAATCTTGGGGGATTGAACCATCGGTTGTGATGGGAACAAGCTTGGGAGACTATGCTGCTGCCTGCGTTGCCGGGATTTTTAGTTTAGAAGATGCAATTAAGCTGTTAATCTCCGGGGAGGAGTATATCCAATCTCGCCTCCCAAAAGGGGGGATGCTATGCGTGTTTGCAGACGAAGAGCGAGTGGCAGCTGCAATTAAACCCTACGCTAACCAAATTGTTATTAGTGTCTTTGCCGGTCCGGTGGTTTTAATTTCCGGCGAGCAACAAGCAGTCAATGCAGTTATGGCTGTGATGCAAGCACAAGGAGTCACAACGCTTTGGTGGAATAGATCCTACGCCTTTCACTATCCTTTTATAGAACAGCCAGAGTCAAATGTTACTCAGTATGAGTCAGATTACACTTTCTCTGCTCCCCAAATCCCGATAATTTCCTGTGTCACAGGGCAGCTGTCTAGTGATGCCATGAGCATCATGGAGTATTGGAAGAATATGCTCCAAGAACCCGTGAGGTTTTCAACAGGGATGCAAACTATGTATCAGCAAGGAGTCACGGTATTTGTTGAGATTGGACCAAAGGCCGATCTATTGTCAATGGGCATCCTTTGTCTGCCTGAAGAAACTGGGGTTTGGCTTCCAAGTTTACGTCCGGGACAATCCAACTGGCAGCAATTGTTGTCCAGTTTGGTAGAACTTTATGTTTTAGGAATACCTGTTAATTGGTCAGAGTTTGATGGCGACTATTGCCGCGATCACTTACAACTACCCACTTATCCTTTTGAGCGACAAAGCTATTGGCTAGACAGCGATCTAGTTAGCAATCATCAGGAAACTGCATTCTCAACCTCTAAACATCAATCTTCTTTGACCAGTCAACCCACAGATTTAGATACACTCATCCCTGAATCGACTATTTCCCTAACGCGAGAGCAACTTGCGGCATACCCAGAAAAACAGCAGCAACTGCTTGAAGAATATTTAACAAAACAGATTACCAAAGTGTTGGGACTGGCTCCATCTCATCTAAATGTTGAGCAATCAATCAATACCTTGGGGTTGGACTCCTTGATGTCAACTCAACTAGTTAATAGCGTCAGAAAAGACCTCGCTTTAGAGTTGCCACGAGAGATGATGTTTAAAGACATCAATTTGATTGATTTAGTTCATCAATTACAGACCCAATTGACTTCCTCTTTTTAA
- a CDS encoding cytochrome P450, with protein sequence MNQEAISTTKTEKLESAKAFNFNLFDPKFNANPYPTYHRLRESEPVHRYFIGGDWIVTRYADVKAVLKSGCVRTDDRPKSIQERNKYLKDKQKNLNTLAYTTSRFLFYMNPPDHTKLRALVGKAFSPVVVERMRPQIQEIVDELLDKVRHKGSMDIVADLASPLSVSVISRLLGIPKEAQQQLHQWTNVLSRILDPLVSLEEYQAMNKATEEIQEYLRTLIAEREKDPQEDLISNLIAAQEQNDRLSQKDILAICTLLFGAGEETTGNTIGNGILALLQHPNQIEQLKTEPTKIQNAVEEIIRYDSAIQMLTRIAIDNLEVGNRTIKAGEKIVLCLGAANRDPAQFPEPDELNINRGQNQHVAFADGIHYCLGAALARVEAQIAINTLIKQFPDIKLASNKLEWKKSIVIRGLKALPVSFTK encoded by the coding sequence ATGAACCAAGAAGCAATTAGTACTACAAAGACCGAAAAATTAGAGTCAGCAAAAGCATTCAACTTCAATCTTTTTGATCCTAAGTTTAACGCTAATCCTTATCCAACTTATCATCGCCTCCGAGAGTCAGAGCCGGTACATAGATACTTTATTGGAGGTGATTGGATCGTTACCCGCTATGCCGATGTCAAAGCAGTTTTAAAAAGTGGTTGTGTTCGGACTGATGATAGACCAAAATCAATACAAGAAAGAAACAAATATCTCAAAGACAAGCAAAAGAATCTAAATACTCTTGCTTATACCACCAGCCGATTTTTATTTTATATGAACCCACCAGACCATACTAAATTACGTGCATTGGTAGGTAAAGCCTTTTCTCCTGTAGTTGTTGAGCGTATGCGTCCTCAGATTCAGGAAATTGTGGATGAATTGCTTGACAAAGTTCGGCACAAGGGGAGTATGGACATTGTTGCCGATCTTGCCAGTCCACTTTCTGTCAGTGTAATTAGTAGGCTGTTGGGAATACCAAAAGAAGCTCAACAGCAGCTTCATCAGTGGACTAATGTTTTGTCTCGTATTTTAGATCCACTGGTGTCACTAGAAGAATATCAAGCGATGAATAAAGCTACAGAAGAGATTCAGGAATATTTACGTACTCTGATTGCCGAACGAGAAAAAGATCCACAAGAAGACTTGATTAGTAATTTGATTGCAGCTCAAGAGCAAAATGACAGGTTAAGTCAAAAGGATATATTGGCAATTTGCACATTGTTATTCGGGGCAGGTGAAGAAACTACAGGGAATACAATAGGCAATGGAATACTGGCATTGCTACAACACCCTAACCAAATAGAACAACTCAAAACAGAACCAACAAAAATCCAAAATGCTGTAGAAGAAATAATTCGCTATGATAGTGCAATTCAAATGTTAACGCGTATTGCTATTGATAATTTAGAAGTCGGTAACCGAACAATAAAAGCAGGTGAAAAAATAGTTCTTTGCTTGGGAGCTGCTAATCGAGATCCAGCCCAGTTCCCAGAACCCGACGAGTTAAATATTAATCGAGGACAAAATCAACACGTTGCTTTTGCTGATGGTATTCATTATTGTTTAGGAGCAGCATTAGCACGCGTGGAAGCGCAAATTGCTATTAATACACTAATTAAACAATTCCCTGATATAAAGTTAGCTTCAAACAAGCTAGAGTGGAAAAAGAGTATAGTCATACGTGGCTTAAAGGCTTTACCTGTAAGTTTTACAAAATAA
- a CDS encoding phthiocerol/phthiodiolone dimycocerosyl transferase family protein: MTSNRKLAPNEQSMEILNRCAGSFNIVTISRVRGGLKEEIVRQALDLIQTRHPRLNSRIVGALDSLCFDCGAIKIPLRVVSKQSSEQWEEVVLSELNQPIESDKCLIRAVLITFPDEKLNYLLTILHHAISDGLSTVQLHSEILTYCQKIVDGEIEESLSSLHPLPDIQELMPKSMQVKFTAIKSIFFLLRFTLKLGLHRPETLKFEKYVSPELRRCNMVQRKLNKEITTQLIEFCRKQRTTVQGALCAAMMLAVATEIRSKNQEKLRFSCSSVVDLRKRFKPEVNRENLGILTSAITTLHNLYTNTSFSDLARNVRQQLKVSLESEDIFSIVLMSKKIYESLLSRPNKAPMTVSVTNIGRIDIPSDYGLFKLEEISFVPAQAVFGGVFGAAITTFKGTMILNFMFSEPSISKGKIETLVKDAISCIVDACNTNG; the protein is encoded by the coding sequence ATGACAAGCAACAGAAAACTTGCTCCTAACGAGCAAAGCATGGAAATTTTAAATCGTTGTGCAGGTTCTTTTAATATAGTAACGATTAGCCGCGTCAGGGGAGGCTTAAAAGAAGAAATAGTTAGACAAGCTCTTGACTTAATTCAAACTCGTCACCCGCGCCTTAATTCTCGTATTGTCGGTGCCTTAGATAGTCTATGCTTTGACTGTGGAGCAATAAAAATTCCTTTGCGTGTAGTCTCTAAGCAGTCTAGCGAGCAGTGGGAAGAAGTTGTTTTGTCAGAATTGAATCAACCTATTGAAAGTGATAAATGTCTAATACGCGCAGTATTAATTACGTTTCCCGATGAAAAACTAAATTATTTACTGACAATATTGCACCATGCTATATCAGATGGATTATCAACTGTTCAATTGCATTCAGAAATTTTGACTTACTGCCAGAAAATAGTAGACGGCGAAATAGAAGAGAGTCTTTCTAGCTTACATCCACTTCCTGATATTCAAGAATTGATGCCCAAATCAATGCAGGTAAAATTTACAGCAATAAAGAGCATTTTCTTTTTGTTGCGCTTCACGCTCAAACTAGGTTTGCATCGTCCTGAAACTCTAAAATTTGAGAAGTATGTTTCTCCAGAATTACGTCGTTGTAACATGGTTCAGAGAAAGCTTAATAAAGAAATTACTACACAGTTGATAGAATTTTGCAGAAAACAAAGAACAACGGTACAAGGTGCTTTATGTGCAGCAATGATGTTGGCAGTAGCCACAGAAATTAGAAGTAAAAATCAAGAAAAATTGCGCTTTAGTTGCTCCTCTGTTGTTGATTTAAGAAAACGCTTCAAGCCAGAAGTTAATCGGGAAAACTTAGGTATATTAACTTCGGCTATCACCACATTACATAACCTATACACAAATACATCTTTTTCGGATTTAGCACGGAATGTCAGACAACAATTAAAAGTCAGTTTAGAAAGTGAGGATATCTTTAGTATAGTATTGATGTCCAAGAAAATTTACGAGTCTCTTCTGTCTCGCCCAAATAAAGCACCCATGACAGTAAGTGTTACCAATATTGGTCGAATAGACATTCCCAGTGATTATGGTTTATTTAAACTTGAAGAGATTAGTTTTGTGCCTGCACAGGCAGTTTTTGGTGGTGTTTTTGGTGCTGCTATTACAACATTTAAAGGCACAATGATTTTAAATTTCATGTTTTCTGAGCCTTCAATTAGTAAGGGAAAAATCGAAACTTTAGTCAAGGATGCAATTTCTTGTATTGTCGATGCTTGTAATACCAATGGTTAA
- a CDS encoding AMP-binding protein yields the protein MYHDLFSADSPQEATLVNLLRYRAQQQPNHVPYTFLVDGETEKLSFTYETLDQKARAIGALLQSMEAFGERVLLLYPPGLEFIAAFFGGLYAGVTVVPVYPPRGKQRMTRLQAIAKDAQATFALTTSSVMTQLGERFKEESELAALQCIATDNIAENLANDWYFPEINNDSLALLQYTSGTTGNPKGVMVNHDNLLYNSALIYQAFEHTPDSRGVIWLPPYHDMGLIGGVLQPVYGSCSVTLMSPESFLQKPFRWLKAISDYQATTSGGPNFAYDLCVDKITPEQRQQLDLSSWEVAFNGAEPVRAETIEKFSATFADCGFKRSAFYPCYGMAETTLIVSGGLKKEPPVIRFVQDKAFKQNLIVTTTSKDEDARAIVGVGHSSLDQKIVIVHPESLTRCLDGQIGEIWVAGPSVAGGYWNKPEETQQTFNAQLQNTKEGPFLRTGDLGFLLNGELFVTGRLKDMMIIRGQNHYPQDIEFTVENSHPALRANCGAAFSVEIDGVEQLVITQEIERTYLRQLDVDQVVKSIRQAVSEQHQLQVYAIVLLKTASIPKTSSGKVQRHACRVGFLDKSLDVVGDWTANLTETDLQQLQAEVDNLWEQVHSSDVNSDINKSETEQKSFKPTLTEKEIQTWLISHLALYLNIPPDEIDIQEPFTAYGLDSAVAVSMTGELGQWIGCELAIILFWEYPSIEILAQYLAEEYNSLSSSKSPASV from the coding sequence ATGTATCACGATTTATTTTCAGCAGATTCTCCACAAGAAGCGACTTTAGTTAACCTGTTACGTTATAGGGCGCAACAACAACCAAACCATGTCCCATATACCTTTTTGGTAGATGGAGAAACAGAAAAACTTAGCTTCACTTATGAAACATTAGACCAAAAAGCACGCGCCATTGGCGCATTGCTTCAAAGCATGGAAGCTTTTGGAGAAAGAGTGCTGCTTCTCTATCCACCTGGACTGGAATTTATTGCTGCTTTTTTTGGGGGTTTGTATGCAGGTGTAACTGTTGTGCCTGTGTATCCACCGCGAGGCAAACAGCGGATGACAAGATTGCAAGCTATTGCAAAAGACGCACAAGCAACTTTTGCACTCACCACCTCATCTGTCATGACTCAATTGGGAGAAAGATTCAAAGAAGAATCAGAATTAGCAGCTTTGCAATGTATAGCGACTGATAATATAGCTGAGAATTTAGCAAATGATTGGTATTTTCCTGAAATTAATAACGACTCACTGGCACTTCTCCAATACACATCTGGTACAACAGGAAACCCGAAAGGGGTGATGGTAAATCATGACAATCTACTCTATAATTCTGCTTTAATTTATCAAGCTTTTGAGCATACACCTGACAGTCGAGGTGTGATTTGGCTTCCTCCTTACCACGATATGGGGTTAATTGGTGGAGTCCTGCAGCCTGTATATGGAAGTTGTTCAGTTACGCTGATGTCGCCAGAGTCTTTCCTACAAAAACCTTTTCGCTGGCTAAAAGCTATTTCTGACTATCAAGCAACTACCAGTGGGGGGCCTAATTTTGCTTATGATTTGTGTGTTGATAAGATTACTCCCGAACAACGCCAACAGCTTGATTTGAGCAGTTGGGAGGTTGCTTTCAATGGTGCTGAACCTGTACGGGCGGAAACTATAGAGAAGTTTTCAGCAACATTTGCAGATTGTGGTTTTAAAAGAAGTGCTTTTTACCCCTGCTATGGAATGGCGGAAACAACCTTAATTGTGTCTGGAGGTTTGAAAAAAGAGCCGCCAGTGATTCGCTTTGTGCAAGATAAAGCTTTTAAGCAGAATCTAATTGTAACTACTACAAGCAAGGACGAAGATGCAAGAGCGATTGTTGGTGTTGGTCATAGTAGCTTAGACCAAAAAATTGTCATTGTTCACCCAGAATCATTAACTCGCTGTCTGGATGGACAAATAGGAGAGATTTGGGTTGCAGGACCGAGTGTGGCTGGTGGCTACTGGAACAAACCGGAAGAGACGCAACAAACTTTCAATGCTCAACTACAAAACACAAAAGAAGGGCCATTTCTACGCACTGGAGATTTAGGATTTTTACTCAATGGCGAACTATTTGTCACAGGTCGCCTCAAAGATATGATGATCATTCGAGGGCAAAATCATTATCCCCAGGATATTGAATTCACAGTTGAGAATAGTCATCCAGCACTGCGAGCAAACTGCGGGGCAGCATTTTCTGTGGAGATAGATGGTGTTGAGCAGCTAGTTATTACTCAAGAGATAGAACGTACTTACTTACGTCAGTTGGATGTAGATCAAGTTGTTAAGTCTATTCGTCAAGCAGTGTCAGAGCAGCACCAGTTACAAGTTTATGCGATCGTGCTGCTAAAGACGGCGAGCATCCCGAAAACTTCTAGTGGTAAAGTTCAGCGTCACGCTTGTCGAGTTGGATTTCTGGATAAAAGTTTGGATGTTGTCGGAGATTGGACTGCGAATCTTACGGAAACAGACTTACAACAACTTCAAGCAGAAGTAGACAACCTTTGGGAACAAGTGCATTCTTCAGATGTTAATTCAGATATTAATAAATCTGAGACTGAGCAGAAATCATTCAAACCAACTTTGACAGAAAAAGAAATCCAAACCTGGTTGATTTCTCATCTTGCCTTGTACCTGAACATACCTCCTGATGAAATAGACATTCAAGAACCTTTTACTGCATATGGTTTAGATTCAGCAGTGGCAGTCAGCATGACAGGTGAATTAGGTCAATGGATTGGCTGTGAACTTGCAATTATTCTTTTCTGGGAATACCCTAGCATCGAAATACTAGCGCAGTATTTAGCAGAGGAATATAATTCATTGTCATCAAGCAAATCTCCAGCTAGTGTTTGA
- a CDS encoding cytochrome P450, giving the protein MEPIANTNKTQKSEIAKAVKFNPYHPAFQANPYPIYHQLRSVEPIHQSFKGMWVVTSYADAKAVLRDPRFCVDKMPNNVKHKGNYLKQKDFNTLAQAISKWLIFLDPPEHTRLRGLISKAFSSTSVKFLRPQIQQITDELISKIRHQGYMDIVSDFACPLPCNVIAAILGVPVEDWLKLYHWSDELSNILDPLRSLEDYEQMNRVALEFTNYFKTLIPQRQKSPQQDLLSALITVKEQDNKLSEEEIISVCMLLFFTGEETTVNLIGNGMLALLRHPQQMQQIKTQPMLIQSAVEEILRYDSPIQITTRVATEDIDLDGITIRVGEKVLVVLGAANRDPAQFPDPDRFDITRVNNSHLAFADGIHYCLGAALTRIEGEIAINALVQQLPDLQLSQDKVEWRNKVAFRSLKALPITFKPTNVQ; this is encoded by the coding sequence ATGGAGCCAATTGCCAATACAAATAAGACTCAAAAATCAGAGATTGCAAAAGCTGTCAAATTTAATCCTTATCACCCAGCGTTTCAAGCGAATCCTTATCCCATCTACCACCAACTGCGCTCTGTTGAACCAATACACCAGAGCTTTAAGGGTATGTGGGTAGTTACTAGCTATGCTGATGCCAAAGCAGTTTTGCGTGATCCTCGCTTTTGTGTTGATAAAATGCCAAACAATGTTAAACACAAAGGCAATTATTTGAAGCAGAAGGATTTCAATACACTTGCACAAGCCATTAGCAAATGGTTAATATTTTTAGATCCGCCAGAGCATACCAGGTTGCGAGGGCTGATTAGTAAAGCGTTTTCTTCTACAAGCGTCAAATTTCTGCGTCCCCAAATTCAACAAATCACTGATGAATTAATTAGCAAAATTCGCCATCAAGGCTACATGGATATAGTATCCGATTTTGCTTGCCCATTACCTTGCAATGTTATTGCCGCAATCCTGGGGGTACCTGTTGAAGATTGGTTGAAGTTGTATCATTGGTCTGATGAACTATCTAATATTTTAGATCCGCTCAGATCTCTGGAAGACTACGAGCAGATGAATAGAGTTGCGCTGGAATTTACAAATTACTTTAAAACCTTGATTCCACAACGCCAAAAAAGCCCGCAACAGGATTTGCTGAGTGCGTTGATTACAGTTAAAGAACAGGATAACAAGCTAAGTGAAGAAGAAATTATCTCTGTCTGTATGTTATTGTTCTTTACTGGTGAAGAAACGACAGTGAATCTCATAGGTAACGGTATGCTTGCCCTATTGCGTCACCCACAGCAGATGCAACAGATCAAGACACAACCAATGCTTATCCAAAGTGCTGTGGAAGAAATTCTACGTTATGATAGCCCAATCCAAATCACCACACGAGTGGCAACTGAAGACATTGATTTAGATGGTATTACTATTCGAGTTGGTGAGAAAGTTCTTGTTGTTTTAGGCGCTGCAAATCGCGATCCTGCACAATTTCCTGATCCAGATCGCTTTGATATTACACGAGTTAATAATAGTCACTTAGCTTTCGCTGATGGTATCCACTATTGTTTGGGTGCAGCATTGACGCGGATTGAAGGTGAAATTGCTATTAATGCTCTTGTGCAACAATTGCCTGATTTACAGTTATCACAAGATAAAGTTGAGTGGCGAAACAAAGTTGCTTTTCGCAGCCTCAAGGCTCTCCCCATTACCTTCAAGCCAACGAACGTACAATAA